The following coding sequences are from one Triticum aestivum cultivar Chinese Spring chromosome 5A, IWGSC CS RefSeq v2.1, whole genome shotgun sequence window:
- the LOC123101822 gene encoding pre-mRNA-splicing factor ATP-dependent RNA helicase DEAH1, which produces MAGGTEHGFGRFEDDSDQETIDAKDILKRELQDERKTLPIYKFRDELLKAVDEYQVIVIVGETGSGKTTQIPQYLHEAGYTARGKVACTQPRRVAAMSVAARVSQEMGVKLGHEIGYSIRFEDCTSEKTMIKYMTDGMLLREFLGEPDLAGYSVVMVDEAHERTLSTDILFGLVKDIARFRPDLKLLISSATLDTEKFSDYFDSAPIFKIPGRRYPVEVHYTKAPEADYIDAAIVTILQIHVTQPPGDILVFLTGQEEIETVDEILKHKTRGLRTKISELNICPIYANLPTELQAKIFETTPEGSRKVVLATNIAETSLTIDGIKYVIDPGFCKIKSYNPRTGMESLLINPISKASANQRAGRSGRTGPGKCFRLYTSYNYMHDLEDNTVPEIQRTNLANVVLTLKSLGIHDLVNFDFMDPPPSEALLKALEQLFALSALNSHGELTKTRRRMAEFPLDPMLSKMIVASEKYKCSDEVMSIASMLSIGNSIFYRPKDKQVHADNARLNFHTGNIGDHIALLNVYNSWRETDFSTQWCYENYIQVRSMKRARDIRDQLEGLMERVEIEVCSNASDLDAIKKAITSGFFHHSARLQKNGSYRTVKNRQTVFIHPSSGLAQLLPRWVIYHELVLVTKEYMRQVTELKPEWLVEIAPHYYQLKDVDDAGSKKLPKGQGRAAL; this is translated from the exons atggccggcggcacggAGCACGGGTTCGGGCGA TTTGAAGATGATTCAGACCAAGAGACCATCGATGCAAAAGATATTCTAAAAAGGGAGCTCCAG GATGAGCGGAAAACCCTTCCAATCTACAAATTCAGAGATGAACTGCTCAAGGCTGTTGATGAATATCAG GTTATTGTCATAGTGGGAGAAACCGGCTCTGGTAAAACGACGCAAATACCTCAATATCTTCATGAAGCTGGATATACAGCAAGAGGAAAG GTTGCTTGTACACAACCTCGTCGAGTGGCAGCCATGAGCGTTGCAGCTAGGGTGTCTCAAGAGATGGGTGTTAAATTGGGACACGAG ATTGGTTACTCCATAAGGTTTGAGGATTGTACCTCAGAGAAAACAATGATTAAATACATGACTGATGGAATGCTTTTGAGGGAGTTTCTTGGAGAACCAGATTTGGCTGGCTATAG TGTTGTCATGGTTGATGAGGCTCATGAGCGCACGCTGTCTACTGATATCTTGTTTGGTTTGGTTAAG GACATTGCTAGGTTTCGTCCAGACCTGAAGTTGCTCATTTCAAGTGCAACCCTTGACACAGAAAAATTTAGCGACTACTTTGATTCAGCTCCTATTTTCAAGATTCCTGGGAGGCGATACCCTGTTGAAGTACATTATACAAAAGCTCCAGAAGCAGATTACATTGATGCTGCCATTGTCACTATTTTACAGATACATGTGACACAACCCCCTGGTGATATCCTAGTGTTCCTTACAGGACAGGAAGAAATTGAAACTGTTGATGAGATCCTGAAACACAAAACAAGGGGTTTACGCACAAAGATTTCAGAGCTAAATATATGCCCTATTTATGCAAATTTGCCTACTGAACTTCAAGCAAAGATCTTTGAGACAACCCCTGAGGGTTCTCGGAAAGTGGTCCTGGCCACTAATATAGCAGAGACTTCATTAACCATTGATGGTATAAAATATGTTATTGACCCAGGTTTTTGCAAGATCAAGTCATATAACCCTCGTACAGGGATGGAATCCTTGCTTATCAATCCCATCTCAAAGGCATCAGCAAACCAGAGGGCAGGAAGATCTGGACGGACAGGACCAGGAAAATGTTTCCGTCTGTACACAAGTTATAACTACATGCATGATCTTGAGGACAATACTGTTCCAGAGATACAAAGAACCAACCTTGCAAATGTTGTTCTTACACTTAAGAGTCTTGGTATTCATGACTTGGTTAATTTTGATTTTATGGACCCACCTCCTTCAGAGGCCTTGTTGAAGGCCCTGGAACAACTTTTTGCTCTTAGTGCACTCAACAGTCATGGAGAGTTGACCAAGACTAGAAGACGAATGGCAGAGTTTCCACTAGATCCTATGCTGTCAAAGATGATAGTAGCTTCAGAGAAATATAAGTGTTCTGATGAGGTCATGTCCATTGCGTCAATGCTGTCGATCGGCAATTCTATATTCTACCGCCCGAAGGACAAACAGGTTCATGCAGATAATGCAAGGTTGAACTTCCACACTGGGAACATTGGGGACCACATAGCATTACTCAAT GTCTATAACTCATGGAGAGAAACAGACTTCTCGACTCAATGGTGTTATGAAAATTATATCCAG GTCCGCAGCATGAAGAGAGCAAGAGACATTCGAGATCAACTGGAGGGACTTATGGAGAGAGTTGAGATTGAGGTCTGTTCAAATGCCAGTGACTTGGATGCTATTAAAAAGGCTATAACATCCG GTTTCTTCCACCATTCTGCACGGTTGCAGAAGAATGGTTCATATAGAACTGTCAAGAACCGTCAGACGGTCTTTATCCACCCTAGTTCAGGATTAGCACAG CTACTTCCTCGTTGGGTAATATACCACGAACTAGTTCTCGTGACAAAAGAGTACATGCGCCAG gtGACGGAACTGAAGCCCGAATGGCTGGTGGAAATTGCTCCGCACTACTACCAACTAAAAGATGTGGACGACG CTGGTTCAAAGAAGCTGCCCAAGGGCCAAGGACGAGCTGCATTGTAG